Genomic segment of Drosophila simulans strain w501 chromosome 2R, Prin_Dsim_3.1, whole genome shotgun sequence:
TGTTCCGGAAGCTGCGCGAAATAGCCAAGATATCCGGTCAGTCGAAAATGGACCTGGTGTACAATATGTTTGTGGCCTGTCGATTGTCGGAGGCTCGCTTCTTTATCCGTTCTTTGATAGGCAAGCTGAGAATTGGCATTGCAGAGCAGAGTTTGCTCACAGCGCTGGCCATTGGGCTGGTGAAAAAGAACCACATCGATGACTGCAAGGCTAGCAAGGTGCCGGAAGTCTATAAGGATGAAATAGCAGACACCACCTTGCTGCTGAAAACTGCATACTGGTAAGAACTAACCCAAGATCCAGGAAATAATTCAGATGCTAACGATCTTTTGCAGTCAGTGTCCCAACTACGACATCATTATACCGGCCATTCTAAAGTACGATatcaaggagctgcaggaaCGCTGCCCCATGCATCCCGGCATGCCGCTGAGGCCCATGCTCGCCCAGCCCACCAAGGGGGTCCATGAGGTATTTGAGAGATTCGGCGGCATGCAAATCACCTGCGAGTGGAAATACGATGGAGAGCGAGCCCAAATCCACCGCAACGAGAAGGGGGAGATCAGCATATTCTCGCGCAACTCCGAGAACAACACGGCGAAGTATCCGGATTTGATTGCCAGGAGCACTGGCCTGCTCAAGGGCGACGTAAAGTCCTACATCATAGACAGCGAAATTGTGGCCTGGGATGTCGAGCGCAAGCAGATTCTGCCGTTCCAGGTGCTCAGCACGCGCAAGCGGAAGAACGTTGATATCGAGGAAATCAAGGTGCAAGTCTGTGTCTACATCTTCGATCTGTTGTACATCAATGGCACCGCTCTGGTGACCAAAAACCTGTCGGAGCGTCGCAAACTTCTGTTGGAGCACTTCCAAGAGGTCGAGGGCGAGTGGAAGTTCGCCACTGCTCTGGACACCAATGACATAGACGAAGTGCAGCAGTTCCTGGAGGAGTCTATCAAAGGTTTGCCCTGCCCACCAACCCAAAGATTGTTTACTTAAGCTTTATTTGCACCAGGAAATTGCGAGGGCCTCATGGTCAAAACTTTGGATGAGGAGGCCACCTATGAGATTGCCAAGAGATCCCGCAACTGGCTGAAATTGAAGAAGGACTACCTATCCAATGTAGGCGACTCACTCGATTTGGTGGTCATTGGCGGCTACAAAGGCAAGGGCCGGCGAACTGGAACCTACGGAGGATTTTTGCTTGCCTGCTATGACACCGAGAACGAGGAGTATCAGAGCATATGCAAGATTGGAACGGGCTTCACTGATGAGGACCTGCAAACGCATTCCGAGTTCTTGGGCAAGCATGTGACCAGCGCCGCCAAATCCTACTACAGATACGACCCCAGCCTGGAGCCCGATCACTGGTTTGAACCGGTCCAGGTGTGGGAAGTCAAATGCGCGGATCTTTCGCTCAGTCCGATCCACCGAGCAGCCATTGGCATTGTGGACGGAGAGCGCGGCATTTCCTTGAGATTCCCTCGGTTCATCCGGATACGCGACGACAAGAACAGCGAAAACGCAACGGACGCCAATCAGGTGGCCCACATGTACCAGTCGCAGGATCAggttaaaaataatcaaaagtcGAGCACacagatggagatggaggacGAGTTCTACTGACCGGTCTGCTCCAGCCATGTGTACACGatttatttaacaataaaGTCTGTTATCGCTATTTGACGCTGGTGCTGCTCTCTGAGGATTTGGAGAAGCGGCGAGTTTCGAGCTCACACTCCTTCACATCCTTCGGTTTGGGCTTGTTGCGCCGGTTGGGGCGTTTGTTCCTCTTGGAAGTCTTCTCCTCCACCACGGAAGGCTCTCCATCCGAGCCATCTTTGCCGCCTGCACCTTGGGGCAGCT
This window contains:
- the LOC6735960 gene encoding DNA ligase 1 yields the protein MQKSITSFFKKKSDATDSPSPPKKVPKIDAKTELPDEPHIKSESASPETKPKVEPMSVDSEEKTSPVKNVKKEPKDTVDKTTDKKVTTIGLNSTSASKEDAENYDPSADSYHPLKNAYWKDKKVTPYLALARTFQVIEETKGRLKMIDTLSNFFCSVMLVSPEDLVPSVYLSINQLAPAYEGMELGVAETTLMKAICKATGRNLAHIKSQTHLIGDLGIVAEQSRVSQRMMFQPAPLNVRDVFRKLREIAKISGQSKMDLVYNMFVACRLSEARFFIRSLIGKLRIGIAEQSLLTALAIGLVKKNHIDDCKASKVPEVYKDEIADTTLLLKTAYCQCPNYDIIIPAILKYDIKELQERCPMHPGMPLRPMLAQPTKGVHEVFERFGGMQITCEWKYDGERAQIHRNEKGEISIFSRNSENNTAKYPDLIARSTGLLKGDVKSYIIDSEIVAWDVERKQILPFQVLSTRKRKNVDIEEIKVQVCVYIFDLLYINGTALVTKNLSERRKLLLEHFQEVEGEWKFATALDTNDIDEVQQFLEESIKGNCEGLMVKTLDEEATYEIAKRSRNWLKLKKDYLSNVGDSLDLVVIGGYKGKGRRTGTYGGFLLACYDTENEEYQSICKIGTGFTDEDLQTHSEFLGKHVTSAAKSYYRYDPSLEPDHWFEPVQVWEVKCADLSLSPIHRAAIGIVDGERGISLRFPRFIRIRDDKNSENATDANQVAHMYQSQDQVKNNQKSSTQMEMEDEFY